A single region of the Accipiter gentilis chromosome 6, bAccGen1.1, whole genome shotgun sequence genome encodes:
- the LOC126039276 gene encoding G-protein coupled receptor 35-like codes for MNLSSCSITAYESFPLVQLCVYIPVLLLGILLNVLALWVFCCKLGKWTETRVYMVSLAVADCLLLFTLPFKTLSQFHQLKVGRWCLALEGGYFINRLMSIGIITVVAADRYLAIKYPLKAKVLRSLQKAAFASGFLWIVIICVMSLIKKLEDQGQDELCFEKSSIKPSVITLCAIIVGFFIPLIMLSYCSIQVIAELTRKKNENCHKEKLIRKAVYIMSANMTVFIICFLPLHVGHLLRFIMDSISSNCSAIQRVNYFVHLTSVLANTNCCLDAICYYFVNKEFKEASPKLAKSKSEASEEAEIQLPHITL; via the coding sequence ATGAACCTCAGCAGCTGCAGTATCACAGCCTATGAAAGCTTTCCACTTGTCCAGCTGTGTGTTTACATCCCGGTTTTGCTTTTGGGCATTTTGCTGAATGTGTTGGCGCTGTGGGTGTTCTGCTGCAAACTTGGCAAATGGACAGAAACCAGGGTATACATGGTCAGCTTGGCTGTGGCTGACTGCTTGCTGCTCTTTACTTTGCCTTTTAAAACTTTATCCCAGTTCCATCAGCTGAAGGTAGGTAGATGGTGCCTGGCTCTGGAAGGTGGCTATTTCATAAACCGCTTAATGAGCATCGGTATCATCACTGTTGTAGCAGCTGATAGGTACCTTGCAATCAAGTACCCTTTGAAAGCCAAGGTGCTGCGGTCactgcagaaggcagcttttgCCTCTGGATTTCTTTGGATAGTCATTATCTGTGTGATGTCCCTCATTAAAAAGTTAGAGGATCAAGGACAAGATgaactttgctttgaaaaatcatCCATTAAGCCCTCAGTGATCACACTGTGTGCTATTATTGTAGGGTTTTTCATACCATTGATCATGTTGAGTTATTGCTCCATACAAGTCATTGCAGAACTCAcgagaaagaagaatgaaaactgtCACAAGGAAAAGTTAATCAGGAAGGCAGTCTACATCATGTCTGCAAACATGACTGTGTTCATCATATGCTTTTTACCTCTTCACGTCGGGCATCTCCTTCGCTTTATAATGGACTCCATCAGCTCCAACTGCTCTGCAATACAGAGGGTTAATTATTTTGTTCACCTCACCTCAGTCCTCGCAAACACAAACTGCTGCCTGGATGCTATTTGTTACTACTTTGTCAACAAGGAATTTAAGGAAGCATCTCCCAAGCTAGCAAAGTCCAAATCTGAAGCCAGTGAAGAAGCTGAAATTCAGCTCCCACACATAACACTTTAG